The following are encoded together in the Pleurocapsa sp. FMAR1 genome:
- a CDS encoding DUF1822 family protein: MHKYPNTPTDFRLLLPESIWLESEDLDRAKNISKLASHESNQWQIYLNTLALFALEKWLKERMPEQSISKSDRIIENTGRLNIGEFKVCAIATENLLDELVELPRNVVESSELTTHFYVILEVLEEQEEAIFRGCLNYDQLINYREDINSQPQDNFYQLPLSLFDPEPNHLLFYCRFLKPTSISLPVEAVNITTATSKEYIQKSTTKLSQWLQNVFDGTWQTIDSLINLEANLEYGLRNADEEVKRAKLINLGVQLGERNVALLVKIKAESNGKLVVSIQLHPGGEARHLPPNLKLILLSKAGKVLQEVQSRTQDNYIQLKPFRGERGKRFQIQVSLGSLSITENFEL, translated from the coding sequence ATGCACAAATACCCAAACACCCCAACTGATTTTAGACTTTTATTACCAGAATCTATTTGGTTAGAGTCAGAAGATTTGGATCGAGCTAAAAATATTAGCAAACTAGCAAGTCATGAATCGAACCAATGGCAAATATATTTAAATACATTGGCATTGTTTGCCTTAGAGAAATGGCTCAAAGAGAGAATGCCAGAGCAATCTATTAGCAAGAGCGATCGCATAATTGAGAATACGGGTAGGCTTAACATCGGTGAATTTAAGGTTTGTGCGATCGCTACTGAGAATCTGCTAGATGAACTAGTCGAGCTGCCAAGAAACGTTGTAGAGTCTTCCGAACTAACAACTCATTTTTACGTAATTTTGGAAGTATTAGAAGAGCAAGAAGAAGCTATTTTTAGAGGTTGTCTTAACTATGACCAATTGATTAATTATCGCGAGGACATAAATTCACAACCCCAAGATAATTTTTACCAGTTACCACTATCTTTATTCGATCCAGAGCCAAATCACCTGTTATTCTATTGCCGTTTTTTGAAACCAACCAGCATTTCTCTTCCTGTAGAAGCAGTAAACATCACAACAGCAACATCAAAAGAATACATTCAAAAAAGCACGACTAAATTAAGTCAGTGGTTGCAAAATGTATTTGATGGAACTTGGCAGACAATTGACTCGCTTATCAACCTAGAAGCAAATTTAGAGTACGGTCTTAGAAATGCCGATGAAGAAGTGAAGCGAGCTAAACTCATTAACTTGGGTGTGCAGTTGGGAGAACGAAATGTAGCATTATTAGTAAAAATCAAAGCGGAATCCAATGGAAAATTAGTTGTTTCAATCCAACTACATCCTGGCGGTGAAGCGAGACATTTGCCACCCAATTTAAAACTGATTTTGTTGTCAAAAGCAGGAAAAGTTCTCCAAGAAGTGCAATCGAGAACTCAAGATAACTACATTCAACTTAAACCCTTTAGAGGAGAAAGAGGAAAACGATTTCAAATTCAGGTGAGCTTGGGAAGTTTGAGCATTACGGAAAATTTTGAACTATAA
- a CDS encoding winged helix-turn-helix transcriptional regulator, protein MLAQSSPRQLIPAISEKMLIQQLRKLERDGLVHRQVYSQVPPKVEYSSIDYAESFKPVLEVFCNWGEKHLKKIPDNS, encoded by the coding sequence ATTTTAGCGCAGTCGTCACCCCGTCAGCTCATCCCCGCAATCTCGGAAAAGATGTTAATCCAACAATTAAGAAAGTTAGAAAGAGATGGTTTAGTCCATCGTCAGGTTTACTCTCAAGTTCCTCCAAAAGTAGAGTATTCTTCTATCGACTATGCTGAGAGTTTCAAACCAGTCTTAGAAGTTTTTTGTAATTGGGGAGAAAAGCATCTGAAAAAAATTCCCGATAACAGTTGA
- a CDS encoding transposase yields MRQHNQMINAWLSEHIEQIKAGKIKVFVQDECHLKGGDICGYGWGNRQERLEIPVKNYRDSQTYYGAMNCLTGEMILRSYSTANTKSTIEFVKELQSQNPESKIALIWDGASHHRCREFRDFLAQNNQGQEWNVHCLRFARQRVAGVPPVVATVEVAPYAPEENPIENVWGQLKQMLRSLCFLCRSFQLTKKLLEMLVKYQLFVLPDLNKYNALSSIT; encoded by the coding sequence GTGCGGCAACACAATCAGATGATTAATGCTTGGTTGAGCGAACACATCGAACAAATTAAGGCAGGAAAAATCAAAGTATTTGTCCAAGATGAATGTCATCTCAAAGGAGGAGACATTTGCGGATATGGATGGGGAAATCGTCAAGAAAGATTAGAAATTCCAGTCAAAAACTATCGTGATTCTCAAACCTATTACGGAGCAATGAATTGTCTGACAGGTGAAATGATTCTACGTTCTTACTCTACAGCCAATACTAAATCGACGATTGAGTTTGTCAAAGAACTACAGTCTCAAAATCCAGAAAGCAAAATTGCCTTAATTTGGGATGGTGCAAGTCATCATCGTTGTCGCGAATTTCGAGATTTTCTTGCTCAAAATAATCAAGGACAAGAGTGGAATGTCCATTGTCTTCGTTTTGCGAGACAGCGCGTTGCGGGTGTTCCGCCCGTTGTAGCGACTGTCGAGGTTGCTCCCTATGCACCTGAAGAAAATCCCATCGAAAACGTTTGGGGACAACTTAAACAAATGTTGCGCTCGCTTTGTTTTTTGTGTCGCTCATTTCAATTAACTAAAAAATTGTTGGAGATGTTAGTCAAGTATCAATTGTTTGTCTTACCAGACCTGAATAAATACAATGCCCTCTCTAGTATCACTTAG
- a CDS encoding helix-turn-helix domain-containing protein: protein MTLEELIASQPDSRELKRALVVKMRIKRMKHREIQGILGVHSSYISRWSKSYQEQGIEGILLKHKGSCSYLNQEERMAVEKWIQEKKQRTLWDVIEYIEQNYKVVYRSMQSYYDLLKGAEMSWHRGRKKVPDTMNVWCGNTIR from the coding sequence ATGACTTTAGAAGAATTAATTGCTAGCCAACCTGACTCAAGAGAATTAAAAAGAGCCTTGGTAGTAAAAATGAGAATTAAACGAATGAAGCATCGAGAGATACAGGGAATCTTGGGAGTACATTCTAGCTATATCAGCCGTTGGTCGAAGAGCTATCAAGAGCAAGGAATAGAAGGGATACTTTTAAAGCACAAAGGCAGTTGTAGCTATTTGAATCAAGAAGAGAGAATGGCAGTCGAGAAGTGGATTCAAGAGAAAAAACAGAGAACCTTATGGGATGTAATTGAATATATCGAGCAGAACTACAAAGTAGTGTATCGCTCGATGCAAAGCTATTACGACTTATTAAAAGGGGCAGAAATGAGCTGGCACAGGGGGAGAAAAAAAGTCCCCGATACAATGAATGTTTGGTGCGGCAACACAATCAGATGA
- a CDS encoding GIY-YIG nuclease family protein has protein sequence MYIVANQTDFVLYVGKSKNIKSRWNGHHRHKQLLRRDKNAEQDNFCLKMSPLKRFLGIH, from the coding sequence ATATATATAGTTGCAAACCAAACAGACTTTGTTCTATATGTAGGAAAAAGTAAAAATATTAAGTCTAGATGGAACGGTCATCATCGACATAAACAACTCCTCAGAAGGGATAAAAACGCTGAGCAAGATAATTTTTGTTTGAAAATGTCGCCACTTAAAAGGTTCTTGGGAATTCATTAG
- a CDS encoding lipopolysaccharide biosynthesis protein has protein sequence MVINKLKQQFSSKFARNIGWLGIAELVTRVFRLGTTVTLARLFSPHDYGLVAIIYTVQGFAEVFTMKAGIGAKIIQADERELESICQTAYWLNWLLCISLFVIQCIIAYPIALFYKESELTLLVCALGLMYLMFPVFMVQSALIDRENRLKIKALCTSTQAVVNNIAIICLALLGFGVWAIVWGMVLSTPVWIIITNLNHPWRPSKAFTLKRWRDITKFGSSMLGIELLDKIRLNLDYLIVGRFLSVEALGIYFFAFSAGLGISQNVIRAIISALFPYLCEVGDDMKLLKKRYLSSLKTMTIIIVPLVLLQSSLAPLYVPIVFGSKWSSAVPILVIICLSAIPLAFASATYQLLNAIGKIKLTLQWNIIYTLVFALALLVSVRWGVLWVAITVLFCQGLTLIFSFWVLKNLALPNQGMNR, from the coding sequence ATGGTAATTAATAAATTAAAACAGCAATTTTCAAGTAAGTTTGCACGTAACATTGGTTGGCTAGGAATAGCTGAGCTAGTTACTCGTGTCTTTCGCCTCGGTACAACGGTTACTCTTGCCCGTTTGTTTAGCCCCCATGATTATGGACTAGTGGCTATTATCTACACTGTTCAAGGATTTGCCGAGGTCTTTACTATGAAGGCTGGAATTGGCGCCAAGATTATTCAAGCTGATGAACGAGAATTAGAATCAATATGCCAGACTGCTTACTGGCTAAACTGGCTGCTCTGCATATCATTATTTGTAATCCAATGTATTATAGCTTATCCGATTGCGCTATTTTATAAGGAAAGCGAATTAACTTTGCTTGTTTGCGCTCTTGGCTTAATGTACTTAATGTTTCCCGTATTCATGGTGCAGTCAGCTTTAATTGATCGCGAAAATAGACTCAAAATAAAGGCTTTGTGTACTTCTACCCAAGCAGTTGTTAACAACATCGCGATTATTTGTCTAGCCCTGCTGGGTTTTGGGGTATGGGCGATTGTTTGGGGGATGGTTTTATCTACTCCAGTCTGGATCATAATCACTAATCTTAATCATCCTTGGCGACCTTCAAAAGCATTTACGCTTAAACGCTGGCGAGATATTACCAAATTTGGTAGTAGTATGCTGGGGATTGAATTGCTCGATAAAATAAGACTGAATTTAGACTACTTAATAGTCGGGCGTTTTTTAAGTGTCGAAGCTCTGGGAATATACTTTTTTGCCTTTAGTGCGGGATTAGGTATAAGTCAAAACGTTATCAGAGCTATTATCTCAGCCCTATTTCCATATTTGTGTGAGGTAGGGGATGATATGAAGCTGCTAAAAAAACGCTACCTTAGCAGCCTCAAAACTATGACAATAATTATTGTGCCTTTGGTACTACTACAATCAAGTTTAGCACCGCTATATGTACCAATTGTGTTTGGCTCTAAGTGGAGTTCGGCTGTTCCTATTTTGGTAATTATTTGTCTATCGGCAATTCCCCTAGCATTTGCATCAGCTACTTACCAGCTACTTAATGCAATAGGCAAGATTAAACTGACATTGCAATGGAATATAATTTATACGTTAGTGTTTGCTTTGGCATTGTTGGTGTCTGTTAGATGGGGAGTTTTATGGGTGGCAATAACAGTGTTATTTTGTCAGGGACTAACGTTGATATTTAGCTTTTGGGTACTTAAAAATTTGGCGCTGCCGAATCAGGGGATGAATCGGTAG
- a CDS encoding glycosyltransferase family 2 protein, giving the protein MPQVTIVIPAYNSLSYLPATLESVFQQTFTDFEVIVVNDGSTDETEKYVSSLNDPRLKLINQTNQGLSGARNTGITNAQGEYIAFLDADDLWKPTKLAKQVRCLEERSEVGLVYTWTALADQNCKPTGRLIVSDAEGDVSEQLLTELNFIGCGSTPLIRQECFEMVGLFDVELAATEDWDMWLRIATSYHFAVIKEPLVFYRANPTSLSKSHLLMWEFSCKVIEKAFQSIPNNLLNLKSQTYSSLYFYLSWLAIRNGDYEQANCFQKQAIAYAPQRKYCRDTLRLGLAIRLLQLLGSSRYKKLLEQIYFIRRSLAKIT; this is encoded by the coding sequence ATGCCTCAAGTTACCATAGTTATCCCTGCCTACAATTCCCTGTCATATCTCCCAGCAACCTTGGAAAGCGTTTTTCAACAAACCTTTACTGATTTTGAAGTAATAGTAGTTAATGATGGTAGCACTGATGAAACAGAAAAATATGTTTCTTCATTAAACGATCCCCGCTTGAAGCTGATTAATCAGACTAACCAAGGTCTCTCTGGTGCTCGCAACACAGGTATTACCAATGCCCAAGGAGAATATATTGCTTTTTTAGATGCTGACGATCTTTGGAAACCAACCAAATTAGCCAAACAGGTTCGTTGTTTAGAAGAGAGATCTGAAGTTGGCTTGGTTTATACTTGGACGGCTCTGGCAGATCAAAACTGTAAACCTACTGGTCGTTTAATCGTTTCTGATGCAGAAGGGGATGTCTCGGAACAATTATTAACCGAATTAAACTTCATTGGCTGTGGCAGTACACCTTTGATCCGTCAAGAATGCTTTGAAATGGTTGGGTTGTTTGATGTTGAATTAGCTGCTACTGAAGATTGGGATATGTGGCTAAGAATTGCAACGAGCTACCACTTTGCTGTGATTAAAGAACCTTTAGTTTTCTATAGAGCAAATCCAACCAGTTTGTCAAAATCTCATTTATTAATGTGGGAATTTTCTTGCAAAGTGATTGAAAAAGCTTTTCAATCTATTCCCAACAATTTACTAAATCTAAAAAGTCAGACATATAGTTCTCTATATTTTTACTTGAGTTGGTTAGCAATTAGAAATGGAGATTACGAACAAGCAAATTGCTTTCAAAAGCAAGCTATCGCCTATGCCCCTCAACGAAAATATTGCCGAGATACTCTGCGTCTAGGTTTGGCTATTAGACTACTTCAACTGCTAGGTTCATCCAGGTATAAAAAATTGCTAGAGCAAATATATTTTATCCGTAGATCTTTGGCGAAGATTACCTGA
- a CDS encoding glycosyltransferase family 2 protein, with product MPKVTVIIPAYNAMAFLPEALNSVFNQTYQDFEVIVVNDGSTDETEQWVSQIEDPRVNLVSQENKGLAGARNTGIGHAQGEYIAFLDDDDLWESTKLEKQVNVLDENPEVGLVYTWVSLIDSDGKPRGRIWCNSEEGNVWKKLLEHNIVESGSVAMVRHSCYQSVGLYDCTLPSSYAEDWDMWLRIAAQYHFQVILEPLVYYRDTPSSLSKNWRVTEQSYQIVIEKAFANAPQNLQHLKGRCYSFAYLNVCWKILQTPGENYQRLVQYRHQAVSWHPQIRKSKNYLRLSFAIMLVKLLGLSRYNKLRSLIYTSKDNILQISRQFTTS from the coding sequence ATGCCAAAAGTAACAGTCATCATTCCTGCATATAATGCAATGGCTTTTCTTCCAGAAGCCTTGAACAGCGTTTTCAATCAAACTTATCAAGATTTTGAAGTGATTGTTGTTAATGATGGTAGCACTGATGAAACTGAACAGTGGGTTTCTCAGATTGAAGATCCGCGAGTCAACCTCGTTTCTCAGGAAAATAAAGGTTTGGCGGGAGCGCGAAATACTGGAATTGGTCACGCTCAAGGAGAATATATTGCTTTTCTAGATGATGACGATCTTTGGGAGTCAACTAAGCTAGAAAAACAGGTTAATGTTTTAGATGAAAATCCAGAAGTTGGTTTGGTTTATACCTGGGTAAGCTTAATCGATAGTGACGGCAAACCTAGAGGACGAATTTGGTGTAACAGCGAAGAAGGTAATGTTTGGAAAAAACTTTTAGAACATAATATTGTCGAATCTGGTAGCGTGGCTATGGTTCGTCATAGCTGTTACCAATCTGTAGGATTATATGACTGTACCCTTCCTTCTTCCTATGCTGAAGACTGGGATATGTGGTTACGAATCGCTGCTCAATATCACTTCCAGGTGATTCTAGAACCTCTAGTTTATTATCGCGATACTCCCAGCAGTTTGTCCAAAAACTGGCGAGTCACGGAACAAAGCTATCAGATTGTCATTGAAAAGGCTTTTGCTAATGCACCACAAAACTTACAGCATCTTAAAGGGCGTTGCTATAGTTTTGCTTATCTTAATGTCTGTTGGAAAATTCTCCAAACCCCTGGTGAAAATTATCAAAGACTAGTCCAATATCGCCACCAAGCAGTTAGCTGGCATCCTCAAATACGTAAGTCAAAGAATTACCTGCGCTTAAGCTTTGCCATAATGTTAGTCAAATTGCTAGGTTTGAGTAGGTACAACAAGCTAAGAAGTTTAATTTATACCTCCAAGGATAATATCTTGCAGATTTCACGACAATTTACTACCTCTTAA
- a CDS encoding glycosyltransferase family 4 protein, with protein sequence MKINKILVTGDRDMFSRHHFLFEALASYYETIDYLPVDHNSILNLNILKNFVKNIYTKFPLLPIKPASSFRKNHRKYIEQSCLVEQKIRKSNYTPDLVFQLFGMYCPFWQKYDIPYLHYLDYTMALAKRNWSSWAPFKSQSEYFLWIDCERKAYQNARHLFTYSSCVKSSLIEDYGIESQNISVVTPSGQFREPYHGKKSFGSKQILFNGSHFERKGGDILLSAFKIVRQAIPEAKLVIVGNKLPTLEDGVSSLGYVSWPLEMERLFLETDLVVSPARCEPLGQFLIEAMNYGIPCIVTAQDGMPEIIEQQENGIVLEPQNLNLLASKIINLLSDLDILEKMSKNARSKVENQLNWKTIGFKMSQILESL encoded by the coding sequence ATGAAAATAAATAAAATCTTGGTGACTGGCGATAGAGATATGTTTTCCCGCCATCATTTTTTGTTTGAAGCATTAGCTTCTTATTACGAAACTATAGATTATTTGCCAGTTGACCACAACAGCATACTTAACTTAAATATACTCAAAAATTTTGTCAAGAATATTTATACCAAGTTTCCATTACTTCCAATTAAACCAGCAAGCTCATTCCGCAAAAATCATCGCAAATATATTGAGCAATCATGTCTTGTAGAGCAGAAAATTAGAAAATCAAACTATACTCCAGATTTAGTTTTTCAACTTTTTGGAATGTATTGTCCTTTTTGGCAAAAATATGACATTCCTTATTTGCATTACCTCGACTATACTATGGCTTTAGCCAAGAGAAATTGGTCTTCTTGGGCACCTTTTAAATCGCAATCAGAATATTTTTTGTGGATAGACTGCGAACGTAAAGCTTACCAAAATGCCCGACATCTTTTTACTTATAGTAGCTGCGTCAAGTCCTCTTTAATCGAAGACTACGGCATCGAATCACAAAATATATCAGTTGTAACCCCCTCTGGTCAGTTTCGAGAACCCTATCACGGAAAAAAAAGCTTTGGTAGCAAACAAATTCTGTTTAACGGCTCTCATTTTGAAAGAAAAGGTGGAGATATTCTCTTAAGTGCCTTCAAAATAGTCAGGCAGGCTATTCCTGAGGCTAAATTAGTGATAGTAGGTAATAAATTGCCGACTCTTGAAGACGGCGTTTCAAGTCTGGGTTATGTGTCGTGGCCTTTAGAAATGGAAAGACTTTTTCTAGAAACTGATTTAGTAGTTTCCCCCGCCCGCTGCGAACCATTAGGACAATTTTTGATTGAGGCAATGAATTATGGAATTCCCTGTATAGTCACAGCTCAGGATGGAATGCCAGAAATTATCGAACAACAAGAAAATGGCATTGTTTTAGAGCCGCAAAATCTCAATCTATTAGCTAGCAAAATTATTAATTTACTAAGCGATCTCGACATTTTGGAGAAAATGTCAAAAAATGCCAGATCTAAAGTAGAAAACCAGCTTAACTGGAAAACAATTGGTTTTAAAATGTCGCAGATCTTGGAAAGTCTTTAG
- a CDS encoding sulfotransferase, which produces MKLATTDKIKNWIFVSGAVRSGTTFTGRVLSLPLEVDYIHEPYNQTHLTYKNTAAHPYVRPSINTKDMQEYHEFTKRLFSYNITLPNYIPENDPLFKQVAKRIFGSRGPFYLRLAKANIFQKAAIIKDPLAFFLTEYLYTHFHVKPVILVKHPISFVASIKRKNWFRAPPRFINKQDLVEDFFAEEPNFLDREWKSPIETSAAYWRVVHKVLYSQNKNYPDWHIIKHEDMSQKPIVVFKKLYRSLELPWSNSIERKIIEMTGVKDSKKVTSGKVHSLRRNSSEIFKASIESLSIEERKAVFEIVQDVASPIYSRESFAID; this is translated from the coding sequence ATGAAACTAGCAACGACAGATAAGATTAAGAATTGGATTTTCGTGTCTGGAGCAGTCCGTAGTGGAACGACATTCACTGGTCGGGTTCTAAGTCTTCCACTAGAGGTGGATTATATTCATGAACCATATAATCAGACCCATTTGACCTATAAAAATACAGCAGCTCACCCATATGTGCGTCCCAGTATAAATACCAAAGATATGCAGGAATATCATGAGTTTACTAAACGTTTATTTAGCTACAATATAACCTTGCCTAACTACATTCCTGAAAACGATCCTTTGTTTAAGCAGGTGGCTAAACGCATTTTTGGAAGTCGAGGGCCTTTTTATCTGCGACTGGCAAAAGCAAATATTTTTCAGAAAGCTGCGATTATCAAAGATCCTCTTGCTTTTTTCCTAACTGAATATCTTTATACGCATTTTCATGTTAAACCAGTTATCCTCGTCAAACATCCAATATCATTCGTAGCCAGCATAAAACGAAAAAATTGGTTTCGTGCGCCTCCTAGATTTATTAATAAACAAGATTTAGTCGAGGATTTCTTTGCAGAGGAGCCCAATTTTTTGGACAGAGAATGGAAAAGTCCTATTGAGACTAGTGCTGCTTATTGGAGAGTGGTGCATAAAGTTCTATATAGTCAGAATAAAAACTATCCTGATTGGCACATTATTAAACATGAAGACATGAGCCAAAAACCTATTGTAGTCTTTAAAAAGCTTTACCGATCACTTGAATTGCCCTGGTCAAATTCAATAGAACGCAAAATTATTGAGATGACAGGGGTAAAAGACTCGAAAAAGGTGACATCAGGAAAAGTTCATAGTCTTCGAAGAAATAGCTCAGAAATTTTTAAAGCCAGCATAGAATCTTTGTCTATAGAAGAACGGAAAGCAGTTTTTGAAATAGTTCAGGATGTAGCTTCGCCAATTTACTCTAGAGAAAGTTTTGCTATAGATTAA
- a CDS encoding O-antigen ligase family protein, with protein MKINNSWYPASYLTLIVGIISAGFGLILGILAGLQPLLLSLAVFTVIFVICFFTYFEQSVLGLLILRSSLDMFSAQQIPAVFAVGLDALTILYVFISLLLKKKIYTDKFWWFLIAWIACQGLWVGLIFSRVSEYDSQLSINAIEEWVRLFSWAMVYFLIMQLKSYINPKKVINWLFLSLVAPLSIAMLQIIFPPSFLPSFLTFSTNEIEAGSRINGTLGHPNSLASFTVLFIALSLWKLKNSNKHLPWLMLIGLLAFVLTTTQSLGGIVLITTFSSAYIVTRLNLLNLVGAVLLVGLILFLFTSSDFGRERLASLYETPIFNQDISLSNTLLLAQRDGNSLNWRIAQWTYLLDFWKKFPIMGYGLKTASSIGVYKNYAHNDYIAVLVEQGIIGLFVFITFLYAQFAHLINIMARTSPRPTNSQLYLCSVLIALLTAICVAMFAANVISQTTLFFYWFTLMAVVGWDWSEQTFIEQESR; from the coding sequence ATGAAGATTAATAATTCTTGGTATCCTGCTTCCTATTTAACTTTAATTGTTGGCATTATTAGTGCTGGCTTTGGCTTGATTCTTGGCATACTAGCCGGACTTCAACCTCTTTTATTGTCTTTAGCAGTTTTTACAGTTATTTTTGTTATTTGTTTTTTTACCTATTTTGAACAGTCAGTACTAGGATTATTAATTCTACGGAGTTCTCTGGATATGTTCTCGGCTCAACAAATTCCTGCTGTTTTTGCCGTTGGTCTTGATGCCTTAACCATATTATATGTATTCATATCACTGCTTCTGAAGAAAAAGATTTACACAGACAAATTTTGGTGGTTTCTTATCGCATGGATTGCCTGCCAAGGATTATGGGTAGGTTTGATCTTTTCAAGAGTTTCTGAGTATGATTCACAACTGTCGATCAATGCTATTGAAGAATGGGTAAGACTATTTTCCTGGGCTATGGTTTATTTCCTAATCATGCAGTTAAAAAGCTATATCAATCCGAAAAAAGTTATAAATTGGTTATTTCTCAGCCTTGTCGCCCCATTGAGCATAGCAATGCTGCAAATTATCTTCCCACCTTCTTTCCTGCCTTCATTCCTGACCTTTTCTACCAATGAAATTGAAGCGGGATCGCGTATCAATGGGACATTAGGGCATCCTAATTCTCTTGCGAGTTTTACAGTTTTATTTATAGCATTATCCTTGTGGAAATTAAAAAATTCTAACAAGCATTTACCCTGGTTGATGTTAATTGGATTACTTGCTTTTGTATTAACAACTACGCAATCTTTGGGTGGTATAGTTCTAATTACTACATTTAGTTCAGCGTATATTGTTACTCGACTCAACTTATTAAATCTTGTTGGAGCAGTACTTCTTGTTGGTCTAATATTATTTCTCTTTACAAGCAGCGATTTTGGACGAGAGCGTTTAGCTTCTCTCTATGAAACCCCTATCTTTAATCAAGATATAAGTTTATCAAACACACTTTTACTCGCACAGCGCGATGGCAATAGTCTTAATTGGCGAATTGCTCAATGGACATATTTGCTCGATTTTTGGAAGAAATTTCCGATTATGGGTTATGGATTAAAAACAGCCAGCAGTATTGGTGTATACAAGAACTATGCGCACAACGATTATATTGCGGTACTGGTGGAGCAAGGTATTATTGGGCTTTTTGTCTTTATTACATTTTTATATGCTCAATTTGCTCATTTAATTAATATTATGGCTAGAACATCTCCCAGGCCGACAAACTCTCAGCTCTATTTATGTTCGGTTTTAATAGCTTTATTAACTGCTATTTGTGTAGCCATGTTTGCCGCTAATGTTATTAGTCAGACAACGCTTTTTTTCTACTGGTTTACCTTGATGGCAGTAGTGGGTTGGGACTGGTCGGAGCAGACGTTCATCGAGCAGGAAAGCAGGTAA